A stretch of Sulfitobacter sp. THAF37 DNA encodes these proteins:
- a CDS encoding biotin carboxylase, translating into MMATVLKNISEIRRFFHRNEDPIYFISATNFNLLGLDEWVKNFKYICYIDCYGGKHPNVFCPSEQPHAEFQSIEDINNYLLQHKEVIDFIKRRGGKPKFVFLMFDEETERLSKELGATVWFPKAKLRQNMDNKIETVRIGNKAGVPSVPNALSEVKDYDHLKKICDKENLGHDLVLQSAFGDSGHTTFFIKNEADFRRHESEIVGQGEIKIMKRIDCRGSAIEACATKEGTIVGPLMTELVGFKELTPYRGGWCGNEILATAFPPKVREKARDLTFKFGEQLRKEGYRGYFELDFLIDKKTGDLWLGELNPRITGASSMTNHAAFAHADAPLFLFHLLEFSKKKFDLDVDELNSRWADPEMIDGWSQMVIKHTEDSVDICTEAPETGIYKMLEDGRVVFDRFDYHRRAVESENEAFFLRILQPGDYRYEGADIGILVTRGRSMTKSFQLNERAKKWIHGIKRAVDGKPLPTAQAGPELSDPAFKIL; encoded by the coding sequence ATCATGGCTACTGTTCTCAAGAATATTTCTGAAATCCGCCGGTTCTTTCACCGGAACGAGGACCCGATCTATTTCATTTCTGCGACCAACTTCAACCTGCTCGGCCTTGATGAGTGGGTGAAGAATTTCAAATACATCTGCTATATCGACTGCTACGGCGGCAAGCACCCAAACGTCTTCTGCCCATCCGAGCAGCCGCATGCGGAATTCCAGTCCATCGAAGACATCAACAACTATCTGTTGCAGCACAAGGAAGTCATCGACTTCATCAAGCGGCGCGGCGGCAAACCCAAGTTCGTCTTCCTGATGTTCGACGAAGAGACCGAGCGCCTGTCGAAAGAACTGGGTGCGACCGTCTGGTTCCCCAAGGCGAAGCTGCGCCAGAATATGGACAACAAGATCGAAACCGTCCGCATCGGCAACAAGGCGGGCGTGCCGTCGGTGCCCAACGCCTTGTCCGAAGTGAAGGACTACGATCATCTCAAGAAAATCTGCGACAAGGAAAACCTGGGCCACGACCTGGTGTTGCAGTCGGCCTTTGGGGATTCGGGGCATACGACCTTCTTTATCAAGAACGAGGCCGATTTCCGCCGCCATGAAAGTGAGATCGTCGGGCAGGGCGAGATCAAGATCATGAAACGGATCGACTGCCGCGGTTCCGCGATCGAAGCCTGCGCCACCAAGGAAGGGACAATTGTCGGGCCGCTGATGACTGAACTGGTCGGTTTCAAGGAACTGACGCCTTACCGGGGCGGTTGGTGCGGCAACGAGATCCTCGCCACTGCCTTCCCGCCCAAGGTCCGGGAAAAAGCGCGCGACCTGACCTTCAAGTTCGGTGAACAACTGCGCAAGGAAGGCTATCGCGGGTATTTCGAGCTCGATTTCCTGATCGACAAGAAAACCGGAGATCTGTGGCTGGGAGAACTGAACCCGCGCATCACCGGCGCGTCGTCAATGACCAACCATGCGGCTTTCGCCCACGCGGATGCGCCCTTGTTCCTGTTCCACCTGCTTGAGTTCTCCAAGAAGAAATTCGACCTCGATGTAGATGAGTTGAACAGCCGCTGGGCCGATCCGGAAATGATCGACGGTTGGTCGCAGATGGTGATCAAGCACACAGAGGACAGCGTGGACATCTGCACAGAGGCGCCCGAAACCGGCATCTACAAGATGCTGGAGGACGGCAGGGTGGTGTTTGACCGGTTCGATTATCACCGCCGCGCCGTGGAATCCGAGAACGAAGCGTTCTTCCTGCGCATCCTACAGCCCGGCGATTATCGTTACGAGGGCGCCGACATCGGTATCCTGGTGACGCGCGGACGCTCCATGACCAAAAGTTTCCAGTTGAACGAGCGTGCCAAAAAGTGGATTCATGGGATCAAGCGCGCCGTGGATGGTAAACCGCTGCCTACCGCGCAGGCGGGTCCGGAGCTTTCGGACCCGGCGTTCAAGATTCTCTGA
- a CDS encoding CaiB/BaiF CoA-transferase family protein encodes MTGPLASLKVVEFAGLGPGPLAGQLLADLGADVISVDRSSAPADRTDINRRGKRSVVFDLKSPEGLADARALISASDVLIEGFRPGVMERLGLGPDDCPETLIYARMTGWGQTGPWARTAGHDINYLSLTGALHAMGEPDSPPVPPLNLVADYGGGTMFLIFGILAAVIERGVSGKGQVVDAAMVDGVPAMMGLIHGMLAAGKWSETRGANMLDGGAPFYRCYRCSDGRFVAVGALEPQFYALLLSGLGLPAELADTQNDQTTWPDRTAQFAGVFASRSRDDWAEVFGGTDACVTPILSFSEAAGHPHIRHRHSLIAPDGVQQSNVAPRFSRSGTGAPQTPGAPGADTKSILATLGRDVTKNA; translated from the coding sequence ATGACGGGCCCGCTCGCCTCTCTCAAGGTGGTGGAGTTCGCAGGCCTTGGCCCCGGCCCGCTGGCCGGGCAGCTGCTGGCCGATCTCGGCGCAGATGTGATCAGCGTCGACAGATCCTCGGCGCCCGCGGACCGGACGGACATCAACCGGCGCGGCAAGCGGTCTGTTGTTTTCGACCTGAAGTCGCCGGAAGGGCTGGCGGATGCCAGAGCACTCATTTCCGCGAGTGACGTCCTGATCGAGGGGTTCCGCCCCGGCGTGATGGAGCGGCTTGGCCTGGGTCCCGACGATTGCCCCGAGACGCTGATCTATGCGCGGATGACTGGCTGGGGCCAGACGGGCCCCTGGGCGCGGACCGCGGGACATGACATCAACTACCTGTCGCTTACCGGTGCCCTGCACGCGATGGGAGAGCCGGACAGTCCACCCGTGCCACCCCTCAACCTGGTCGCGGACTACGGCGGGGGGACGATGTTCCTGATCTTCGGCATCCTGGCGGCGGTGATCGAACGCGGGGTGTCCGGAAAGGGGCAGGTTGTCGATGCAGCCATGGTGGATGGTGTGCCTGCGATGATGGGCCTTATTCACGGAATGCTTGCAGCCGGAAAATGGTCGGAGACCCGCGGTGCGAACATGCTGGATGGCGGTGCGCCGTTCTATCGCTGCTACCGGTGTTCGGACGGGCGCTTTGTGGCGGTCGGCGCGCTGGAGCCACAATTCTATGCGTTGCTTCTGTCCGGTCTCGGGCTGCCTGCCGAACTGGCAGACACGCAGAATGATCAAACCACCTGGCCGGACCGTACCGCGCAGTTCGCCGGGGTCTTTGCCAGCCGCAGCCGCGACGACTGGGCGGAAGTCTTTGGCGGGACGGATGCCTGTGTCACGCCGATTCTCAGTTTCTCAGAGGCCGCAGGTCATCCGCACATTCGGCACCGTCACTCGTTGATCGCACCGGACGGCGTGCAGCAGTCGAACGTGGCGCCTCGGTTCAGCAGGTCAGGGACCGGCGCGCCGCAGACCCCAGGTGCGCCGGGTGCGGATACGAAGAGCATTCTTGCCACACTGGGCAGGGATGTAACGAAGAACGCGTGA
- a CDS encoding paraquat-inducible protein A, which produces MKDTVEPMTSTPLDELIVCPQCDAVYHLKRPGVGERAQCQRCHTVLIAPRRHAGLRIIAVALSVVVLIIGAAVFPFLSIDAAGNKNSVSVLDAALAFSGGPMIFLSLATAGLIIIIPLLRALLTVYVLMPVVLDRDPAPHAMHAFRLSEALRPWSMAEIFAIGCAVALVKVSDLANVDFGPAFWMFAILCVLVIAQDSFMCKWSVWNSLENPRVSSAPKT; this is translated from the coding sequence ATGAAGGATACTGTCGAACCCATGACAAGCACACCGCTGGACGAACTGATCGTTTGTCCGCAATGCGACGCCGTCTATCACCTCAAGAGGCCGGGGGTGGGCGAGCGTGCGCAGTGCCAACGCTGTCACACGGTGCTGATCGCGCCGCGCCGCCACGCGGGGCTGCGCATCATCGCCGTTGCGCTTTCGGTCGTGGTGCTGATCATCGGAGCGGCGGTGTTTCCGTTCCTGTCAATCGACGCGGCGGGCAACAAGAACTCGGTTTCGGTTCTGGATGCCGCTCTGGCGTTTTCCGGGGGACCGATGATCTTTCTGTCCCTCGCGACGGCGGGTCTGATCATCATCATCCCGCTGCTGCGGGCCCTTCTGACGGTTTATGTACTGATGCCCGTGGTGCTGGACCGTGACCCGGCGCCACATGCGATGCACGCCTTTCGTCTGTCGGAAGCCTTGCGGCCCTGGTCTATGGCCGAAATATTTGCAATCGGATGCGCCGTGGCGCTGGTCAAGGTCTCTGACCTGGCCAATGTGGACTTTGGCCCCGCCTTCTGGATGTTCGCCATTCTGTGTGTCCTTGTGATCGCGCAGGACAGTTTTATGTGTAAGTGGTCGGTATGGAATTCATTGGAAAACCCGAGAGTATCGTCAGCGCCAAAGACCTGA
- a CDS encoding aminotransferase class I/II-fold pyridoxal phosphate-dependent enzyme, with translation MHSLNDYSSAIQLRSDRWSALRGATTALTRAPKAAEKNKLVKTAQELFTSLAMVEPYWAFPGMSAFEHMRRQLENEKFEDVAFAVHRVTRALTTGAYRRRHIPLERDSIDQDEHDDEAMLPPEARAMTKPYFEVLIVDDVNEHQERWLKSNMTRMRRSEDPFIYEAVVVPSIEDALIAVMFNHNIQAIVVRPGLSLRSSMDLQILTRYLARAGGREEIGALVPEVYGPELCRMIAKVRPELDAYLVTERSVEDIAGLDLGICRRVFYNQEDFMELHLNILRGVQSRNKSPFFTALVEYSKQPTGVFHAMPISRGKSISRSHWIQDMGAFYGPNIFLAETSATSGGLDSLLEPHGPIKEAQELAARAFGAKQTFFATNGTSTCNKIVVQALIKPGDIVLVDRDCHKSHHYGMVLAGAQVCYLDSYPLNEYSMYGAVPLHDIKKQLLDLKAVGKLDKVRMLLLTNCTFDGLVYNVERVMEECLAIKPDLIFLWDEAWFAFARFSPTYRQRTAMNSANFLRERLRSEEHAQRYEAQQAKLKDADAETLLKTRLIPPPGARVRAYATQSTHKTLTSLRQGSMIHVNDQDFKGEVEQSFHEAYMTHTSTSPNYQIIASLDVGRRQVELEGFEFVQRQVEAAMSMRRAISEHPLLSKYFKVLTAGDMIPEQHRESGITSYFDTQQGWTDIWDCWERDEFALDPTRVTLAVGGTGWDGDTFKTEILMDKYGIQINKTSRNTVLFMTNIGTTRSSVAYLIEVLVEIAKSLDERLDDASRMERLSFDKRVKNLMEDFPPLPDFSRFHDAFRAAQDTPEGDIRTAYYLSYDDENCDYLELDGSLKEAMKEGKTLVSASFIIPYPPGFPILVPGQVISEEILDFMRALDVSEIHGYRPDLGLRVFTQKALDGVSANRLATTSD, from the coding sequence ATGCATTCCTTGAACGACTATTCCTCGGCGATTCAATTGCGGTCTGACCGTTGGAGCGCCTTGCGGGGGGCGACCACCGCTCTCACACGTGCGCCAAAGGCGGCGGAAAAAAACAAACTGGTCAAGACCGCGCAGGAGCTGTTCACGTCGCTGGCGATGGTTGAACCTTATTGGGCGTTTCCCGGCATGTCGGCGTTCGAGCACATGCGCAGACAGCTCGAAAATGAAAAGTTCGAGGATGTGGCGTTTGCCGTGCACAGGGTGACACGGGCGCTGACCACAGGGGCCTACCGGCGACGCCACATCCCGCTGGAACGGGACAGCATCGACCAGGACGAACACGACGACGAGGCCATGCTGCCGCCCGAAGCGCGGGCCATGACCAAGCCCTATTTCGAAGTGCTGATCGTCGATGACGTGAACGAGCATCAGGAACGCTGGCTCAAGTCCAACATGACCCGCATGCGGCGCAGCGAGGACCCGTTCATCTATGAGGCGGTCGTGGTGCCCAGCATCGAGGATGCGCTGATCGCGGTCATGTTCAACCACAACATCCAGGCCATCGTCGTCCGCCCCGGTCTGTCCTTGCGGTCGTCGATGGACCTTCAGATTCTGACGCGCTACCTGGCCCGCGCGGGCGGGCGCGAGGAGATCGGCGCCCTGGTGCCCGAGGTTTACGGCCCCGAGCTGTGTCGGATGATCGCCAAGGTGCGCCCGGAACTGGATGCCTACCTCGTGACAGAGCGGTCGGTAGAGGACATCGCCGGGCTGGACCTGGGTATCTGCCGCAGGGTCTTTTACAATCAGGAAGACTTCATGGAGTTGCATCTGAACATCCTCAGGGGTGTTCAGTCGCGCAACAAGTCGCCGTTCTTTACCGCGCTGGTGGAATATTCCAAACAACCGACCGGCGTGTTTCACGCCATGCCGATCAGCCGGGGCAAGTCGATTTCGCGATCGCATTGGATACAGGATATGGGCGCATTCTACGGGCCCAACATCTTTCTGGCAGAGACATCGGCGACCTCGGGCGGGCTGGACAGCCTGCTGGAGCCGCACGGTCCGATCAAGGAGGCGCAGGAGCTTGCCGCCCGCGCCTTTGGCGCGAAACAGACCTTTTTTGCGACCAATGGTACGTCGACCTGCAACAAGATCGTTGTGCAGGCGCTGATCAAGCCTGGTGACATCGTTCTGGTCGATCGGGACTGCCACAAGTCGCACCATTACGGCATGGTACTGGCGGGCGCGCAGGTCTGCTACCTCGACAGTTACCCGCTCAACGAATATTCGATGTACGGCGCGGTGCCGTTGCATGACATCAAGAAACAGCTTCTGGACCTCAAGGCGGTGGGAAAGCTGGACAAGGTGCGGATGCTTCTGCTGACGAACTGCACCTTCGACGGGCTGGTCTACAACGTCGAACGGGTGATGGAGGAATGTCTGGCGATCAAGCCGGATCTGATCTTCCTCTGGGACGAGGCGTGGTTCGCTTTTGCCCGTTTCAGCCCGACGTACCGGCAGCGGACGGCGATGAACTCGGCCAATTTCCTTCGGGAAAGGCTGCGCTCGGAAGAGCACGCGCAACGCTACGAGGCGCAGCAGGCGAAGTTGAAAGACGCCGATGCGGAGACATTGCTGAAGACCCGTCTGATCCCGCCACCCGGTGCGCGGGTGCGGGCCTATGCCACCCAGTCGACTCACAAGACGCTGACGTCACTGCGGCAGGGGTCGATGATCCATGTCAACGACCAGGACTTCAAGGGCGAGGTCGAGCAGTCGTTCCACGAGGCTTACATGACGCATACCTCGACGTCGCCGAACTACCAGATCATCGCGTCGCTGGACGTGGGACGCAGGCAGGTCGAACTGGAAGGCTTCGAATTTGTCCAGCGTCAGGTCGAGGCGGCAATGTCGATGCGGCGGGCGATCTCGGAACATCCGCTTCTTTCGAAGTATTTCAAGGTCCTGACGGCCGGCGACATGATCCCCGAGCAACATCGCGAAAGCGGGATCACCAGCTATTTCGATACTCAGCAAGGCTGGACCGACATCTGGGACTGCTGGGAAAGGGATGAGTTCGCCTTGGATCCGACGCGAGTCACCCTGGCCGTCGGCGGGACCGGCTGGGACGGTGATACCTTCAAGACCGAGATCCTGATGGACAAGTACGGCATCCAGATCAACAAGACCTCGCGCAATACCGTTCTTTTCATGACCAACATCGGCACCACGCGATCCTCTGTCGCCTACCTGATCGAGGTGCTGGTCGAAATCGCCAAGAGCCTGGACGAACGTCTGGACGACGCCAGCCGGATGGAACGTCTGTCATTCGACAAGCGTGTGAAGAACCTGATGGAGGATTTCCCGCCGTTGCCGGATTTCAGCCGGTTCCACGACGCATTCCGCGCGGCACAGGATACCCCCGAGGGGGACATCCGGACGGCTTATTACCTCAGTTACGACGATGAGAACTGTGATTATCTCGAACTGGATGGCTCGCTCAAAGAGGCAATGAAAGAGGGCAAGACGCTGGTTTCGGCCAGTTTCATCATACCCTATCCACCGGGCTTTCCGATCCTCGTACCCGGACAGGTAATCTCGGAAGAAATTCTTGATTTCATGCGGGCGTTGGATGTCAGCGAAATCCACGGCTACCGGCCAGACTTGGGACTGCGCGTGTTTACCCAAAAGGCATTGGATGGTGTCAGCGCCAACCGGCTTGCTACAACTTCGGACTAA
- a CDS encoding paraquat-inducible protein A, which yields MEFIGKPESIVSAKDLNLVACDRCAKVWPISTTTCGRCGHKLVSRHTRSLSRVWALWVFGFMCYIPANLYPMLKTRTLFQEDESTIIGGAVELAHYGNFGIAAIIIFASVFIPLGKFWAIAYLALSIKSGSRLSTHRRQIMYEIVEYIGRWSMIDIFVVAIMSALVQLNTLASIHPGPASIFFALSVIFTMLSAQAFDLRMIWDARAAEGGSVANE from the coding sequence ATGGAATTCATTGGAAAACCCGAGAGTATCGTCAGCGCCAAAGACCTGAACCTGGTCGCCTGCGATCGCTGCGCCAAGGTCTGGCCGATCTCGACCACTACGTGTGGGCGGTGCGGTCACAAGCTGGTGTCACGTCATACCCGCAGCCTGAGCCGGGTATGGGCGCTCTGGGTGTTCGGGTTCATGTGCTATATTCCGGCAAACCTTTATCCGATGCTCAAGACCCGCACGCTTTTTCAAGAAGACGAAAGCACCATCATCGGCGGTGCGGTCGAATTGGCCCACTACGGAAACTTCGGAATCGCCGCGATCATCATCTTTGCGTCCGTGTTCATTCCGCTGGGTAAATTCTGGGCGATTGCCTACCTTGCCCTCAGCATCAAGTCGGGTTCCCGTCTGAGCACGCACCGGCGGCAGATCATGTACGAGATTGTCGAATATATCGGCAGGTGGTCGATGATCGATATTTTTGTCGTTGCGATTATGTCCGCATTGGTGCAACTCAATACACTGGCATCCATCCATCCCGGCCCGGCGAGCATCTTTTTCGCGCTTTCGGTGATATTTACGATGTTGTCTGCTCAGGCTTTCGATCTCCGTATGATCTGGGATGCGAGAGCCGCTGAAGGGGGTTCAGTAGCTAATGAATGA
- a CDS encoding carbon-nitrogen hydrolase family protein, with protein sequence MTPFAIAGVQMYVNALQSNVDGMIQRLDILMARFPWTQMVLFSELAPFGPLDRFALPPENETIGKFQEAARKHRVWLIPGSMFLKDPEDGRVYNTSVVINPEGEVIRRYAKMFPFRPYETGIAAGTEFCVFDVPDVGRFGLSICYDIWFPETTRQLTSQGVEVLLHPVLTGTTDRDAELAIARATAAQFQCYIFDVNGLGAGGVGKSCVVDPTSMVLHQSAGQEDMFPIEVDLSMVRRQRETGMKGLGQVLKSFRDRSTDFSVYDRVSGTDAYLHTLGPLEIPHQGSRAGLHVDVPAQLVPDAPSFKGQDSMSAFSHTPGGFAPEPMPNPTAGTATETTEAHAPAEVAGGTPNPPVKPGVLTGTEETSSG encoded by the coding sequence ATGACCCCTTTCGCGATTGCCGGCGTTCAGATGTACGTCAACGCACTACAATCAAACGTCGATGGCATGATCCAGCGGCTCGATATCCTGATGGCGCGGTTCCCCTGGACCCAGATGGTGCTGTTCTCCGAACTCGCGCCCTTTGGCCCGCTTGACCGTTTCGCGCTGCCGCCCGAGAACGAGACGATCGGCAAATTTCAGGAAGCGGCAAGAAAACACCGCGTCTGGCTGATCCCTGGATCCATGTTTCTGAAGGATCCTGAGGACGGGCGCGTCTACAATACCTCCGTGGTGATCAACCCGGAAGGCGAGGTGATCCGCCGCTACGCCAAGATGTTCCCGTTCAGGCCCTATGAAACCGGCATTGCCGCCGGGACGGAGTTCTGCGTGTTCGACGTGCCCGATGTGGGCCGGTTCGGTCTGTCGATCTGCTATGACATCTGGTTTCCGGAAACCACGCGCCAGCTGACCAGCCAGGGGGTCGAGGTGCTGTTGCACCCGGTGCTCACCGGGACGACGGACCGTGATGCGGAACTCGCCATCGCGCGGGCAACCGCCGCGCAGTTCCAATGCTACATCTTCGACGTGAACGGATTGGGCGCCGGTGGCGTTGGCAAGTCCTGCGTGGTCGATCCGACCTCCATGGTGTTGCACCAGTCCGCAGGGCAGGAAGACATGTTCCCGATTGAGGTCGATCTGAGCATGGTGCGCCGTCAGCGCGAAACCGGAATGAAGGGTCTTGGCCAGGTTCTGAAATCCTTCCGCGACCGTTCGACCGATTTTTCGGTCTATGACCGGGTAAGCGGTACGGATGCTTACCTGCATACGCTTGGCCCGCTTGAAATCCCGCATCAAGGGAGCCGTGCCGGGCTGCATGTGGATGTCCCTGCGCAGCTGGTACCGGATGCGCCGTCCTTCAAAGGGCAGGATTCCATGTCTGCCTTTTCGCATACGCCGGGCGGTTTCGCGCCTGAACCGATGCCGAATCCGACCGCCGGAACCGCAACCGAAACGACAGAAGCCCATGCCCCTGCGGAAGTTGCCGGGGGCACGCCCAACCCGCCCGTCAAGCCCGGTGTGCTGACGGGAACCGAAGAAACATCCAGCGGCTGA
- a CDS encoding type 1 glutamine amidotransferase domain-containing protein — protein sequence MTQINEANILILATNGFEQSELEHPLKQLREKGATVHVATPDGNDIKGWDTDDWGGTVPADLALADVNAQSYDAIVLPGGQINPDLLRVNEDAVQLIRTFADAGKVVAAICHAPWLLIEAGIIKGRKATSYNSISTDMKNAGALWEDSEVVADQGIVTSRNPNDLDAFVAKIVEEVEEGKHERRAA from the coding sequence ATGACGCAGATCAACGAAGCGAACATTCTCATCCTCGCAACCAACGGTTTCGAACAGTCCGAACTGGAACATCCGTTGAAACAGCTGCGGGAAAAGGGTGCGACCGTCCATGTCGCCACACCCGACGGCAACGACATCAAGGGCTGGGATACGGACGATTGGGGTGGCACGGTACCTGCAGACCTGGCGCTGGCGGATGTGAACGCGCAAAGCTATGATGCGATCGTCCTGCCCGGCGGGCAGATCAACCCCGACCTGCTGCGCGTGAACGAGGACGCGGTGCAATTGATCCGCACCTTCGCCGATGCGGGCAAGGTTGTCGCCGCGATATGCCATGCGCCATGGCTGCTGATCGAGGCTGGCATCATCAAGGGGCGCAAAGCGACCTCCTACAACTCCATCTCGACCGACATGAAGAACGCCGGCGCACTTTGGGAAGACAGCGAAGTCGTGGCGGATCAAGGCATCGTGACAAGCCGCAACCCGAACGACCTGGACGCATTTGTTGCGAAGATCGTCGAGGAAGTTGAGGAAGGAAAGCACGAGCGCCGCGCCGCCTGA
- a CDS encoding C45 family autoproteolytic acyltransferase/hydolase: protein MYWRALDMELPGPKWSGLFAEYWPDYRAWWLKEGAAARPTYAECRRALADHMPELLPLYDDLCALAGGGDNAARFLSFYNPPPYLSGCSQAIWAGKEPVMVRNYDYNPNAFDQLVLRTNWQGRRVMGTSDGLWGLVDGVNDAGLAISLTFGGRRIVGQGFGVPLILRYVLQTCTTTDEATDVLARVPTHMSYNVTVLDRKRKYATAMMGPDRDTLITHAAVATNHQENVEWVSHARFTATVERERFLLQRLRLHKDPEEKFINAFLKPPLYSTAFTAGFGTLYTAVYRARKREMELRWPGTTWALSLNDFAEGAREVLVPGAA, encoded by the coding sequence ATGTACTGGCGCGCACTTGATATGGAATTGCCCGGTCCGAAATGGTCCGGGCTTTTCGCCGAGTACTGGCCGGACTATCGTGCCTGGTGGCTCAAGGAAGGCGCCGCCGCCCGTCCGACCTATGCCGAATGCCGCCGCGCCCTGGCCGATCACATGCCAGAGCTTTTGCCGCTGTACGACGATCTCTGTGCCCTGGCCGGTGGTGGGGACAATGCCGCACGGTTTCTGAGCTTTTACAATCCGCCGCCGTATCTGTCGGGCTGTTCCCAGGCGATCTGGGCGGGCAAGGAACCGGTCATGGTGCGCAACTATGACTACAACCCGAACGCCTTTGATCAGCTGGTGCTGCGTACCAACTGGCAGGGACGGCGCGTGATGGGCACCTCGGACGGGCTGTGGGGGCTCGTGGATGGTGTGAACGACGCCGGGCTGGCGATCTCTCTGACGTTCGGCGGACGGCGGATCGTGGGGCAAGGGTTCGGCGTGCCGCTGATCCTGCGGTACGTCCTGCAGACCTGCACGACCACGGACGAGGCGACGGATGTGCTGGCCCGTGTGCCCACGCACATGAGCTACAACGTCACCGTGCTGGACAGGAAACGCAAGTATGCCACCGCGATGATGGGGCCGGACCGCGATACGCTGATCACCCATGCGGCGGTTGCGACGAACCACCAGGAAAACGTGGAATGGGTCAGCCATGCCCGTTTCACCGCCACGGTGGAGCGGGAGCGGTTCCTGCTGCAACGTCTGCGCCTGCACAAGGATCCGGAGGAAAAGTTCATCAACGCCTTTCTCAAGCCACCGCTCTATTCAACCGCTTTCACTGCTGGTTTCGGCACGCTTTACACGGCGGTTTACCGTGCCCGAAAACGTGAGATGGAGCTGCGCTGGCCCGGCACCACCTGGGCCCTGTCGCTGAACGATTTTGCCGAAGGCGCGCGCGAAGTGCTTGTGCCGGGCGCTGCATGA